A DNA window from Paramormyrops kingsleyae isolate MSU_618 chromosome 10, PKINGS_0.4, whole genome shotgun sequence contains the following coding sequences:
- the LOC111848912 gene encoding protein Wnt-8a-like translates to MTGPKAYLTYASSVQAGAQSGIEECKHQFAWDRWNCPESALQLSTYNGLRSATRETSFLHAISAAGVMYSLTKNCSLGDLDNCGCDNSRNGKIGGRGWLWGGCSDNADFGERISKQYVDSLETGQDSRAAVNLHNNEAGRMAVKATMKQICRCHGMSESCTIKTCWLQLSDFREVGNYLKVKHDQAHKLEMDKRRLRAGNSADNRGAIADAFSAISRTELVYLEDSPDYCLKNLSLGLHGTEGRECLYNGDSLSQWEKRSCRRLCHECGLRVEERRTETFSSCNCKFHWCCTVKCDHCSQLSIKHVCARREGGYGHHHRRRTRGHK, encoded by the exons ATGACCGGACCAAAG GCATATCTCACATACGCCAGCAGCGTCCAGGCTGGGGCGCAGAGTGGCATAGAAGAGTGCAAACATCAGTTCGCTTGGGACAGGTGGAACTGTCCCGAAAGTGCCCTCCAACTCTCTACTTACAATGGACTCCGAAGCG CAACCAGAGAGACATCGTTTTTACATGCGATAAGTGCTGCCGGCGTCATGTACAGTTTAACGAAAAACTGTAGCCTTGGAGACCTAGACAACTGCGGCTGCGACAACTCAAGAAACGGAAAAATCG GCGGCCGCGGGTGGCTTTGGGGTGGCTGCAGTGACAACGCGGATTTCGGGGAAAGAATTTCCAAGCAGTACGTGGACTCCCTTGAAACAGGCCAGGATTCGAGAGCAGCAGTGAACCTGCACAACAACGAGGCCGGGAGAATG GCTGTGAAAGCAACCATGAAGCAGATCTGCAGGTGCCACGGGATGTCAGAAAGCTGCACCATCAAAACCTGCTGGCTGCAGTTGTCCGACTTCCGAGAAGTCGGAAATTACTTGAAAGTTAAGCACGACCAGGCGCATAAATTGGAGATGGATAAGAGGCGCTTGCGTGCTGGGAACAGCGCTGACAACCGCGGGGCCATCGCGGACGCATTCAGCGCCATCTCCCGTACTGAGCTCGTGTACTTGGAAGATTCTCCAGATTACTGCCTCAAGAACCTAAGCCTGGGACTACATGGCACGGAAGGCAGGGAGTGTCTCTACAACGGGGACAGTTTATCGCAGTGGGAAAAGAGGAGTTGCCGCAGACTCTGCCATGAGTGCGGCTTGAGGGTCGAAGAGAGACGGACAGAAACTTTTAGCAGCTGCAATTGCAAGTTCCATTGGTGCTGCACGGTAAAATGCGACCACTGCTCTCAGCTCAGCATCAAGCACGTTTGCGCCAGGAGAGAAGGCGGTTATGGGCATCACCACAGACGAAGAACTCGTGGGCACAAGTGA
- the LOC111848911 gene encoding protein Wnt-8a-like, producing MGPCQLLASVLFTVGCHLLSAAAWSVNNFLMTGPKAYLTYTSSVQAGAQSGIQECKYQFAWDRWNCPETALQLSTHNGLRGATRETSFVHAVSAAGVMYTLTKNCSMGDFDNCGCDDSRIGEIGGKGWIWGGCSDNVDFGENISKLFVDALETGHDSRAAVNLHNNEAGRLAIKATMKRSCKCHGVSGSCSIQTCWLQLSDFRDVGNYLKVKHDQAQKLELDKRRMRAGNSADNRGAIADAFSSIARTELIYLEDSPDYCIKNSSLGLQGTEGRECLQGGKNLSQWERRSCKRLCHECGLKVEERRTETVSSCNCKFHWCCTVKCEKCTQVVAKYFCAKRDKHRRPLNSTRRRHRVHDN from the exons ATGGGCCCGTGCCAGCTCCTCGCATCCGTGCTCTTTACAGTGGGCTGTCACCTGCTCTCTGCCGCAGCGTG GTCTGTCAATAATTTCCTGATGACGGGACccaag GCTTATCTTACATACACTAGCAGTGTCCAGGCTGGCGCACAGAGTGGTATTCAGGAATGCAAATACCAGTTTGCGTGGGACAGGTGGAACTGTCCAGAGACTGCGCTACAGCTGTCTACCCACAACGGACTACGCGGAG CCACGAGAGAAACATCTTTTGTACACGCTGTAAGTGCCGCCGGAGTCATGTACACGCTCACCAAGAACTGCAGCATGGGAGATTTCGATAACTGCGGCTGTGACGATTCAAGAATTGGAGAAATTG GGGGAAAGGGATGGATTTGGGGTGGCTGCAGTGACAACGTGGACTTTGGGGAAAACATTTCCAAACTGTTTGTTGATGCCCTTGAAACGGGCCATGATTCTCGAGCCGCAGTTAATCTGCACAACAACGAGGCCGGGAGACTG gcAATTAAGGCGACTATGAAGAGATCCTGCAAATGTCACGGTGTGTCTGGCAGCTGCAGTATCCAAACTTGTTGGTTGCAACTCTCCGACTTTCGAGACGTCGGAAACTACCTTAAGGTAAAGCATGACCAGGCGCAGAAACTAGAGCTGGACAAGAGGCGGATGCGTGCCGGGAACAGCGCTGACAACCGAGGAGCCATTGCGGACGCCTTCAGCAGCATCGCTCGAACGGAGCTGATATACTTGGAGGACTCTCCGGATTACTGCATCAAAAACTCCAGTTTGGGGCTACAAGGCACAGAGGGAAGGGAGTGTCTGCAGGGTGGCAAAAACCTTTCCCAATGGGAGCGAAGAAGCTGTAAGAGACTATGCCATGAGTGCGGGTTAAAGGTGGAGGAAAGGAGGACGGAGACTGTTAGCAGCTGCAACTGCAAGTTCCACTGGTGCTGCACCGTTAAGTGCGAGAAGTGCACTCAGGTCGTCGCCAAGTATTTCTGTGCAAAGAGGGACAAACATCGGAGACCCCTTAACAGCACGCGGCGACGACATCGCGTGCATGACAATTAA
- the tmsb2 gene encoding thymosin beta encodes MSDKPDLTEIMSFDKTKLKKTETREKNPLPTKEVIEQERKGETSP; translated from the exons ATGTCCGACAAGCCTGACCTGACCGAGATCATGAGCTTCGACAAAACCAAGCTAAAGAAGACGGAGACAAGAGAGAAGAACCCGCTTCCCACCAAAGAGG TCATCGAACAGGAAAGGAAAGGGGAGACATCACCTTGA